The Coffea arabica cultivar ET-39 chromosome 8e, Coffea Arabica ET-39 HiFi, whole genome shotgun sequence genome window below encodes:
- the LOC140013072 gene encoding large ribosomal subunit protein uL30w-like — translation MAEEQAKVVPESVLKKQKRNEEWALAKKQELDAAKKKNLANRKLIYNRAKQYAKEYEEQQKELIKLKREARLKGGFYVNPEAKLLFIVRIRGINAMHPRTKKILQLLRLRQIFNGVFLKVNKATLNMLHRVEPYVAYGYPNLKTLKELIYKRGYGKANKQRIALTDNSIIEQTLGKHGIICIEDLVHEIMTVGPHFKEANNFLWPFKLKAPLGGLKKKRNHYVEGGDAGNREVIINELIRRMN, via the exons ATGGCTGAAGAACAAGCAAAGGTGGTCCCAGAGTCAGTTCTGAAGAAGCAGAAGAGAAATGAAGAATGGGCCTTGGCCAAGAAGCAGGAACTTGATGCTGCTAAGAAGAAGAATCTTGCTAATCGCAAGCTCATCTACAACAGAGCAAAGCAATATGCTAAGGAGTACGAGGAGCAG CAAAAGGAGCTCATCAAATTGAAGCGTGAGGCAAGGTTGAAAGGAGGTTTCTATGTCAACCCAGAAGCTAAGCTGCTCTTTATTGTGCGCATCCGAGG TATCAATGCCATGCATCCAAGGACCAAGAAGATATTGCAGCTTTTACGTCTAAGACAG ATATTCAATGGTGTATTCTTAAAGGTTAACAAGGCAACACTCAACATGCTTCACCGAGTTGAGCCATATGTGGCATATGG GTACCCCAATTTGAAGACTCTTAAGGAACTGATTTACAAGAGGGGTTACGGGAAGGCAAACAAGCAGAGGATCGCATTGACTGACAACTCAATCATTGAACAG ACTCTGGGCAAGCATGGTATTATCTGCATTGAAGACCTTGTTCATGAGATCATGACAGTTGGACCTCATTTCAAGGAGGCTAACAATTTCCTCTGGCCATTCAAGCTTAAGGCTCCTCTTGGTGgcttgaagaagaagagaaatcaCTATGTTGAGGGAGGAGATGCTGGAAACCGTGAAGTAATTATCAATGAACTTATCAGGAGAATGAACTAG